One Brassica napus cultivar Da-Ae chromosome C4, Da-Ae, whole genome shotgun sequence genomic region harbors:
- the LOC106446596 gene encoding L-ascorbate oxidase homolog produces MMQGNLLILVFLLAYCFGSVCVINAEDPYRFFTWTVTYGTRSPLGVPQQVILINGQFPGPPIEGVTNDNILVNLINKIDEPLLITWNGIKQRRMSWQDGVLGTSCPIQPNSNWTYHFQLKDQIGTYTYFASTSMHRASGAFGALNVNQRSVIFVPYHKPDGDFTLLVSDWYKMGHKALRKRLDSGRALPLPDGLLINGASKGLAFTGEHGKFYRFRISNVGISTSINFRIQGHMMTLVEVEGSHTLEEVYELLDVHVGQSLTVLVTLKAPVKDYFIVASTRFTKPVLTTTAILHYKGSKTRPSRPLPIGPTYHIHWSMKQARTIRLNLTANAARPNPQGAFHYGTIPISQTLVLANARTKINGKLRYTVNRVSYVNPTTPLKLADWYNIPGVFDFKTIKNIPTPGPSILGTSVLDFALHEYVEFVFQNNERSIQSWHIDGTNAYVVGYGTGTWNVAMRKRYNYVDAVSRHTFQVYPMSWTSVLASLDNKGMWNVRSQIWSRRYLGQELYVRVWNNERSLYTEAEPPVNALYCGKAKRPV; encoded by the exons atgatGCAGGGAAATCTCCTGATACTAGTGTTCTTATTGGCTTATTGCTTCGGCTCTGTTTGTGTGATAAACGCAGAGGACCCTTATCGTTTCTTCACGTGGACTGTTACTTATGGAACAAGATCTCCTTTAGGTGTTCCACAACAG GTTATTCTTATCAATGGCCAGTTTCCTGGTCCTCCAATTGAAGGTGTAACAAACGATAACATCCTTGTTAATCTAATTAACAAGATCGATGAACCTTTACTCATCACCTG GAACGGAATAAAACAGAGGAGGATGTCATGGCAAGACGGAGTTTTGGGCACAAGCTGCCCAATCCAACCAAACTCGAATTGGACTTACCATTTCCAGCTTAAGGACCAAATCGGAACTTATACGTACTTTGCTTCTACGTCGATGCACAGAGCAAGTGGTGCTTTTGGTGCACTCAATGTTAACCAGAGATCAGTCATCTTTGTTCCTTACCATAAACCTGATGGTGATTTCACTCTCCTCGTCAGTGATTGGTACAAGATGGGCCATAAG gcGCTACGAAAGAGGCTCGACTCTGGTCGTGCTCTTCCTCTCCCGGATGGTCTTCTGATAAATGGTGCTTCTAAAGGTTTAGCCTTTACCGGTGAACATG GCAAATTTTACAGGTTTCGGATATCTAATGTTGGGATATCGACATCGATTAACTTTAGGATACAAGGACACATGATGACTCTCGTCGAAGTAGAAGGCTCTCACACTCTGGAAGAGGTCTATGAGTTGCTTGATGTACATGTTGGTCAGTCCTTGACCGTTCTGGTCACATTGAAAGCTCCAGTGAAAGACTATTTCATAGTGGCTTCAACCCGGTTTACCAAACCGGTACTGACCACCACAGCTATCCTACATTACAAAGGTTCAAAAACCAGACCATCTCGCCCCCTCCCCATTGGTCCTACTTACCATATCCACTGGTCAATGAAACAAGCAAGAACTATCAG GTTAAATTTGACGGCTAATGCAGCAAGGCCTAACCCACAGGGAGCGTTTCACTATGGTACCATACCGATAAGTCAAACTTTGGTTCTAGCTAACGCGAGAACAAAGATCAACGGGAAACTCCGGTACACAGTGAACCGTGTGTCATACGTTAACCCAACAACTCCATTAAAATTAGCCGACTGGTACAATATTCCTGGAGTGTTCGATTTCAAGACCATTAAGAACATTCCTACACCAGGGCCATCTATTCTCGGAACCTCGGTTTTAGACTTTGCTCTTCATGAATATGTTGAGTTCGTGTTCCAGAACAACGAGAGATCGATCCAGTCTTGGCACATTGATGGCACGAATGCTTATGTTGTTGG ATACGGGACAGGCACATGGAACGTGGCCATGAGGAAACGTTACAATTACGTTGATGCGGTTTCAAGGCATACTTTTCag GTATATCCAATGTCGTGGACGAGCGTACTGGCATCATTGGACAACAAGGGAATGTGGAATGTGAGGTCACAAATATGGTCAAGGAGATATTTAGGACAAGAACTCTATGTTCGTGTCTGGAACAACGAGAGATCTCTCTACACTGAAGCCGAACCGCCTGTTAACGCTCTCTATTGTGGAAAAGCCAAACGTCCCGtttga